The DNA segment ACAATAATTTAAAGTAAACTAAATGATATCAATGTAGCCTAGCTAGTCTAGTTATTGTAACTTACAGCTAGCTACAACTGAGGCATGTTCACGTTTTATTCGAGCTAATTAAATTAGAATTGTTATTTTTTGGAAATTCTAACTGCCAACGTCTGTTCGAGAAGGTTTGCAAGTTAGCTGTAACGTTTTCGCTCAGAAAGTGAAACAACAATGTGTGTTAGCTAGGCCTACTAGCTTGAAATTGCAACATTATTTAGCGTTACGTTCAATTTCGGTCGGAATCACAACCCTCAAATACACGCATTAACAACAATGAATCAATGTTTTTGTAGGCTACTTTATTTTTGGcaaaaaagaaacacacaacTACAAATTTGCACAAATATCTACATTTTACTTAAACGGCttttttttgctgttgtttTCCTTTCAAAATTATCGAATTAATTCGGCTCCAATTTCTTTTGTTCGAATatttgggatctgaatttcaccattcCAATTTGAGCAACCGGAATTTCCGAACCTTGAATTTTTGATCAAATTCTGTTTTTtacatataaataaatgtatatttcaattttaaataGGTGAATTGAAAACCAACATATTCgatggtgtttaaatttcaataggcctattaagtattcaatgccttttcaaattcaaaacattatgtcactgatttgcttcaaTCGACATTCTGTGCATAGTCTGCATAGGTGACCTATGCGTTTCATGAGATCGTAGGTTACCATAACTATCCATATGAGCAACAGGCTTGACCACAAACTCCTCAGCGGCCACTGTAGCCACTTGACGGGCGCACTTCATTGGAACTTGAAGCTCTGTAACATTGTAGGCATAGTCTTTCAATGTCTTTGCTAGTCACCTCAGCAGGTGTTTGTTAAATTCTGTTGTGGTTTGTCGGGGCAGGTCATGGTCGTTGGGCAGAGTTCAGAGTTTGTACATAAAACCGTCACCAGGAAGGAAGGCTCAAAAGGCATGAACTCACGATAGGGGTCGGAGTCACAGTTAATCTGAAAGATGATGGAAACAAGAAATCATCATCGATAAGCATTTATACTTAGCCTATTCAATACATCAACaagtatttattaattaaaggGTAATGTGATATTTGACCAAAGTTTCGTATCCAGTTGAAAGATGACGAAAAACTATGGTTGTCATGATTAGACATGGTTGTTATTTACCTGAGTGAATGAGGTGAGAAACAGGTGAGTGTGCGAAAGACCCGATAGAGATGAATCATCAGGTCGCTGCTTCAGATTTAGATGATAAGCCTTACAACAAGATGGAGATTGAGACGGGGGTGGGAGGGGCGGACATGTCAGTGTATTTATAATGCTCACGCAGGTTGATTTTAAGGAAAGAGACCACAAAAGGAGGTCATAAAACGGAAGTCCTTAAAACTGACCTGCAGCGCCACCTGCAGGGCGGAGTACTGCACCCACATCTCCTGCCGTTGCGCTGAGGATAGCGAGAAAGCGCCCACTCTCCCCGCGCCCTGTGTCACTCTGACGTaatgctcccacacacactcccccactgTCTGAACGGTCTCACTCTGAGAATGGACTGTAAATATAACACAGCATGCACATGCGCACAGTTGACAGctctggagagaaaaaaatccaGACCACTACACCTTTTCTTTCGTTTATttaaaagttgagaaggaccattttgagtgaggaacagaaaggtactttttttaaatgaaagaaaaaaggtgCAGCGGTCTCCATGTTTTCCAGAGCTATATGAATTGAGTTGATGAATGTGTATTGATGATGATGGAAGGAATGGTGACTGTTGTCCTTACTGTCTGgcagaaggaggtgaaggatgTCTTTGGCAATCAAAGAACCTAAAACCCCGTAGTTAACAGCTGGGGGATACGTAGGGTGGAAGAGAGGTGGTACAAACAGTCCTATGGGAAATACCAGATCCTCCCCAGAGATAAATAAAGTGATTGACaaactggaggaggaagaagatagAGAGATCATTATGAACAAATTGGTCTAGAATAATTTCAGATACGTGTTGTGAGAATACCACTCACGTTCTCAGATCCTTAATGATGCCACCACCCTCTACAAACTCTGCAAAGACAAAGGAAAGATTACTCACTTATTTTCCTCTGTCTCGGAGAAGAGATCGATGCGTTTCTTCTGCTGAAGGGAGAGGGACTGGACATAGTTGGAGAAGTAGTCATGTTCCCTGATCGTCACCTGGAAGTAACAGAGAGATCAGTATCACATCAACAAGTGACAGGCTGTTAGAAGATGACCGCTGGTATGTTAGTCTACCTTTGAGAACATTTGGTCTAGTTCTGTGTCATGGAGGATGGCTCCTTTAGATGACAATCTTGGAGTTAAAGACCAAACCTGGACAGacaaaaatatttacatttcttcttacattttattttactaCTAGAaactgacattaagttaaatatTGGTTTTACCTTATTTACAACCGACTGGTGAgattcctcatccctccatttgAGATCTGCCAGTTTGGACTTCAAGGAGGAAAATATATTCTCAGTCATCTCCTCCATctgtataaacacattttgTCACTCAGACTAGGAAAGCTCATGCCCATAAAAAAAAATGAGTAAGTGTGCCACCCTCACTTCTTTGTGAACGGTCGTCTTGTGAAGAAGGCATGTGAGCACAGTGTCAaagcctttctctgtctccaaaACACACTGCTTCCAGCGAGGGAGTTTCTGCTTCAGGTCACCAGAATGTAAACAAATCCTTAATCCAACAACCCAACCACTTCAATACAAAATGTGAGTACTACAAAATTCTGCCACAACTCTATCGACAAAACAAAGTAACGTTCTTCTTCTAACCTTCTCAGTGTACCCTTGAGCCGATGAGAACTTCCTGTCCGTCTCAGAAAACCTGGAGTCCAGGGCAGGTATGAAAGTCTGCAGCAGAGACAGGATCATGTAGGTGTGAATAGGGCCGCTGAAACAAAAGACAGAGGAAAAACAAGAGATGTTAACAGTTACTTTAATATGTAGCGGAGGTAGTTAACACAGTGTAGCTATTCATTAAGGATGAATAGCTTCCAGACAGTTTATTATCAGACTTACCTGGCGCTCAGTTCATGTTTGTTGAGCCATTTGCCAATGATGCGAGACATTTGAATGATGTAAGGGAGGTTGTGCAGTAAGACTTGATCCAATTGGCTGACTGGGTGTGGATGGAAGGCAGCCTGCAGACAGCCCAGCCAATCGATAGCAGGGGCCAAGGTCTGTGTGAATGAGAAAGAGGAACAAATAGGAATGAGTGACAATGGATGCAGGTAAaccagaagagtgtgtgtgtgtgtgtacctgcagctctCTGATGGTCTTGCGCTGGTACAGCAGCCCCAGCTGCAGGCGGTGGTGTAGAGGGGCAGCGGTTACCGCGAGCTCcgaggacagagagatgaacAGGCCCACATGGAGACTGTTGCTGATGGGGGCGGAGCCCAGCAGAGCCAGGTACTTCTCACACGATGCTAGGAACGGACGCAAGgtctgggggaagggggggggtgggggggggggagttgaggAGAAACTTAAGTATCTGGGATGGCGTTGAATGTCAGGATCGAGGACTTGTACTTCTGTCTCGTGTGCTGCTAGCGTGATCCTTCAGTCACCTGAGTGTTCGCTTTTGACTTTTGCTTCTCATTGCTCCATACGATGGGAATCTGGAAATCAGGCTGGTCAATCTGATAAACAAatagcttttaacccttgtgctgccttcgggtcacatgacccaaaggttcataacgaaccatcgttgtgtttacccaattttacccaatacaaaaacaaataaaaataattttcttttaacctttgcaatgtggggggtctgagacagcccatcagttaaaagaaaatgcttcactttgtttttgtatgaggtaaatttgtcgcaatacgacggtgggtcacaatgactgatgggtcggaatgacccgaagataacacaagggttaaccactGTTGTTATTTCGCTAATGTTGTCACTGTAACCCACCCCAAATAAACCTGGTTACATCActactatttcacacattatgTAATACCACCGTGAGGAAACGGTGTCTTTGTCCCTGCCTCTGACCTGTATGTATTTCTTGTTGCTCCTTGGATCTACGTCGTTGGGGTCCTTGCCTACATAGAGGTTAAAGAACGGGAAGGTGGCATAGTCCCTCATCAACAGAGAGAGCGTGGAGTTAAAGTCGGTCTGATTCCACGCACCCGACACCGCCCACCCACCGAGCTGAGGAAAGAGGGATg comes from the Osmerus eperlanus chromosome 7, fOsmEpe2.1, whole genome shotgun sequence genome and includes:
- the kel gene encoding kell blood group glycoprotein, which encodes MIGNQPEPQAQLQFQLLPQPQFQLQVLSEPQPSPQAQVLSEPQAQPQAQALSEPQPSPQAQPQAQPQTVPQPEEEVKTRVFSRLLLFLLGSSLCVSVLGLAYYSHQNLAAVGTEVKKADNPNPNPAVFPCLTPACQEASARLALSVDPFTQPCDYFLFTCGSDGSSLTNRGRQRGKGLPPRLQVERKRDVDAGRQGRGRKERQTDREEEEVTDRMLDRQTALLQSLKAILEVEDLSGPASPAVQKARGFYRSCMEKGPTESAGAEPFLRLIQKLGGWAVSGAWNQTDFNSTLSLLMRDYATFPFFNLYVGKDPNDVDPRSNKKYIQIDQPDFQIPIVWSNEKQKSKANTQTLRPFLASCEKYLALLGSAPISNSLHVGLFISLSSELAVTAAPLHHRLQLGLLYQRKTIRELQTLAPAIDWLGCLQAAFHPHPVSQLDQVLLHNLPYIIQMSRIIGKWLNKHELSASGPIHTYMILSLLQTFIPALDSRFSETDRKFSSAQGYTEKQKLPRWKQCVLETEKGFDTVLTCLLHKTTVHKEMEEMTENIFSSLKSKLADLKWRDEESHQSVVNKVWSLTPRLSSKGAILHDTELDQMFSKVTIREHDYFSNYVQSLSLQQKKRIDLFSETEENNLSITLFISGEDLVFPIGLFVPPLFHPTYPPAVNYGVLGSLIAKDILHLLLPDIHSQSETVQTVGECVWEHYVRVTQGAGRVGAFSLSSAQRQEMWVQYSALQVALQAYHLNLKQRPDDSSLSGLSHTHLFLTSFTQINCDSDPYREFMPFEPSFLVTVLCTNSELCPTTMTCPDKPQQNLTNTC